The Verrucomicrobiia bacterium sequence GACGCCGTGGATTGCGGATAGCGCCCGGGCACCACACGTCCGCCCACGAAAAGGTCCAGCCAACCGTCCCCGTTGACATCGGCAAGCGCCATGGGGCCGATGGCCCCCGGCAGCACCGTGCCTCCCAATCGCATGACCCCGGCCTTCAGGTCGAGGATCCGCAATCCGCCGGTGCCCCCCTCGTAGCGGCTGAGCGCGGCCAGCACATCCGCCGCACCGGTCACCCGCGGCTGGATCAGGATGCCCGCGTGGTCCAAGGGCGTCGGGCGGTCCAAAACGGGAAAGGCCGCGGGCGAGAACCCTCCCCTCCCATCGTTCAGGTAGGCCCCCAGCCGGCCACCACGCCCGCTGCCGATCACCAGGTCGTCATGGCCATCCCCGTTCAGGTCCCCCCAGGCCACCGCGGGACCGAGGCGGTCGAGACTGCGTCGAAGCAACGGTTGCCGGGCCTGCCCGTCGAACGGCGCCTCCACATGCCGGTGCTCCAGCCGATCGCTAACATCGGCAAACAGGGGCACTCCCGGGACGGGTTCCCGCTTCGGCACCTGCGCCCCTTTCGGATGCACTTCAATCTCCGAATTCGCCGGTACGTCCTCCCACGTCGTCTCCCGCCCGTCCGGCCACCGCACGCGCACCAGGAGTTGGTGGGTTGCCGGCCCCGCAGCAAATACCCGCACGGCATCGTCCCCGGACAGGTACCGCCCTCCGGCAGTCATCTCCTGCTGCTGCTGCGGCACCGCTCCCCCCAGCACCTCGATGCGCGCACCGATGCCCGCCCGGTTGGCATCCCCTCCCCGCAGACGGACCGCCAGACGCGGCGCCACGGACTCATTGCGCAACAGGCGCGCCCGGCCGTTGAGATCGTTCACCACCACGTCCAGGTCGCCGTCCCCATCGAGATCCGCGAGCGCCATTCCCTGGGAGATTCCCGTGTGCCCGAAGCCCCACGCGGCCCCCGTCTCCTCGAAGGCGAAATGCCCCAGGTTCCGGAAAGCAAGATTCGGCTGGGACAACGGCGGGAACCGCAGACGCAGTTGCAGGGCCGCCGCATCCGAAAGCCGGTCCCGCTGACGGATCTGCTCGATCGCCTGGGCCACATCCGCATCCTGCACATCCCGCTCAAACCCCGTGCCGATCAACACGTCCTCATACCCGTCGAGATCCACATCGAGGAAAACCGGAGACCACGACCAGTCCGAGGCCGCCATCGCGGCCCACCATGCAATCTCGGCAAAGGTCCCGTCACCGCGCCCCGCAAACAGCGTGTTGCGGGCGACCTGCGGGCGTGCCTCCGCCCCGGTAAACAACTCCGGCTCCGCGGACATCGCCGGCACCGTCACCTGCCGGCGAACCCAGTCGCGGCTCAACATGTCCGTCACCAGGAAGTCGTCATGACCGTCCCGGTCCAGATCCCCAAAGTCCACCCCCATGGAAAACCAGCTCGTCTTGCGCAGGGCCAGGCGCGGAATGGCCCGAAACCGGCCGGAGCCGTCATTGATCCAGATGCGGTCCGGGGATCCGAGATCGTTGCAGACATACAGGTCGGGCGCTCCATCGCCATTGAGATCCCGAAACATCGCCGCCAGGCCCCAGTCAAACGGCGGCGCAAGCAGCGGACGCCCCCGCTCATCCAGGAAGGCCCCGCCGGTGAACGGCACCTGGGAAAAGCGCCCGCGGCCGTCATTCAGCATCAGGCGGTCCGCCTCGCCATGTTCGGTCACGCGTCCCGAGTCATCCACGGAGAACCGGCCCATCAGATCCGGTTCAGTGGTCGGCCGCCCGTTGACGGCAACCACCGTGGGCCTGCCCTCCACCACCTGAATTCGAAACTGCTGCTGAAAGGCGTCCCGCACCGTCGAGGTGCGGTAATGCACGATGTACAGGTCCAGGTCCCCGTCTCCATCCACATCCGCAAGGGCGAATGAGGTGGGGCCCGATGGCGCCTCGAGCCCCGACGACGCCGTGTCATCCCGGAAACGGCCCCGTCCGTCGTTCCTCCAAAGGCGCGTTCCCTGCCCCACGGTATTGATCAGCAACTCCGGCCTGCCGTCGCCATCCAGGTCAGCCAGCACGACCCCGCTGACATCGAGCGCCGCCAGGGCATGCCCCGGAGCCGCGGCGGACTCCGGTAATGCGTCCGCGGTGATGTCTTCAAACTGCCACGCCCCTCGATTGCGGTACAGCGCACTCCGGCCGCC is a genomic window containing:
- a CDS encoding VCBS repeat-containing protein, which encodes MTTGAAALLACLSPVSVPMAAAEWQPGAGGRLRPLAVPPSGRPGFTDMQPGITGVQFTNHLATARSLTNHILLNGSGVALGDVDGDGWCDVFLGGLGGRSALYRNRGAWQFEDITADALPESAAAPGHALAALDVSGVVLADLDGDGRPELLINTVGQGTRLWRNDGRGRFRDDTASSGLEAPSGPTSFALADVDGDGDLDLYIVHYRTSTVRDAFQQQFRIQVVEGRPTVVAVNGRPTTEPDLMGRFSVDDSGRVTEHGEADRLMLNDGRGRFSQVPFTGGAFLDERGRPLLAPPFDWGLAAMFRDLNGDGAPDLYVCNDLGSPDRIWINDGSGRFRAIPRLALRKTSWFSMGVDFGDLDRDGHDDFLVTDMLSRDWVRRQVTVPAMSAEPELFTGAEARPQVARNTLFAGRGDGTFAEIAWWAAMAASDWSWSPVFLDVDLDGYEDVLIGTGFERDVQDADVAQAIEQIRQRDRLSDAAALQLRLRFPPLSQPNLAFRNLGHFAFEETGAAWGFGHTGISQGMALADLDGDGDLDVVVNDLNGRARLLRNESVAPRLAVRLRGGDANRAGIGARIEVLGGAVPQQQQEMTAGGRYLSGDDAVRVFAAGPATHQLLVRVRWPDGRETTWEDVPANSEIEVHPKGAQVPKREPVPGVPLFADVSDRLEHRHVEAPFDGQARQPLLRRSLDRLGPAVAWGDLNGDGHDDLVIGSGRGGRLGAYLNDGRGGFSPAAFPVLDRPTPLDHAGILIQPRVTGAADVLAALSRYEGGTGGLRILDLKAGVMRLGGTVLPGAIGPMALADVNGDGWLDLFVGGRVVPGRYPQSTASVLLLGREGGFDLDEEASARWEHLGLVTSAMFADLDGDGDPDLVVACDWGPLRVFWNEGGTLTERDVGVRWLGDLRAPERLRDLTGWWQGVAAVDLDEDGRLDMVAANRGRNTRYREAGAFGVRAYHGDFDTNGTHEVIEARPDGSNGREVAWVSRDRLGAAWPEIGEQFPTRRALAAASMSEILGASGSGAHLVTAAVSDSIVLLNRGDHFEACPLPSPAQFAPAFAVVAADFDGDGHEDVFLGQNAAEDGLEDERDNAGLGLLLRGDGTGTLVAMTPIASGLRIHGEQRGAAASDFDGDGRVDLVVTQNGDATRLFRNERAVPGLRIRFAGPVGNPTGVGVQVRGRVRGRPAGPIREVQAGSGYWSQNSAVMMLGGGTEPGEVWVRWPDAKESVHAVPGGAREVEISTSGIRVIR